The sequence CGTAGTCGCCGTAGTCGACCTCCAGCAGGGCGTCGGTGTGCTCGACCTGGTCGCCGAACCCGGCCAGGCGGGCCGTGGTCGCGGCCCGGGTCAGCGGGCTCGACAGGACCCGGTCGACCTCCAGGCCGCGCAGATGCCGGCCGAGCGCCCTGGCCTCGGCCTCGCCGGCCGGGCTGAGCGGCAGGTCGGTGCGGCCGGTGTGCCGCCGCGCCCGCGACCACTCGGTCTCCCCGTGACGGACCAGGTACAGCTCCACAAGATCGCCTCCCGGCTCGGGACGGTAGCATCTGGACAGCCGCCAGTGAGGAGGGCCGCGCGATGATGGACCACCCGCTCACCGTCCGGACCATCTACGAGCGGTCCCGCACCCTGTTCCCCGACAAGCCGCTGGTCACCCGGCGGCCCCGGGGCGTGCGGCGGACCACCTACGGCGACTGGGCCGAGCGGGTGGCCCGGCTGGCCGGCGGCCTGCGCGAGCTGGGCGTCGGGCCGGGCGACCGGGTGGCCACCTTCTGCTGGAACCACGACCGGCACCTGGAGGTGTACTTCGCGGCCGCCCTGATGGGGGCCAGCTACCACACCCTGAACATCCGCCTGGCCGGCGACCAGCTCGCCTACATCGTCAGCCACGCCCGCGACAAGGTGCTGGTCTGCGACGCCGAGCTGGCCCAGGCGATCGGCCCGGTGCTTGGCGAGCTCGACACCGTCGAGCACGTGCTGGTGCTGGACGCCGAGGACGGGGAGCGGCCGTCGCCCGGCTTCGCCGGCGAGCGCGGCTACGAGGACCTGGTCGAGCGGTCGGCCCCGATGACCGACTGGCCGGCCCTGGACGAGGACCAGACGGCCGGCATCTGCTACACCTCGGCGACCACCGGCAACCCCAAGGGGGTGGCCTATTCGCACCGGGCCCTGTACCTCCACTCCCTGGTGGTCGGCCTGGCCGACACGGCCGCCATCTCCGAGCGGGACGTGCTCCTGCCGATCGTGCCCATGTTCCATGTCAACGCCTGGGGGATGCCGTTCGCGGCCACCTGGTACGGGGCCGGCCAGGTCTACGGCGGCCCGGCCCCGACCCCGGCCGACTACCTGCGGCTCATCCGCGAGGAGGGCGTGACCGTGTCGGCCGGGGTGCCGACGGTCTGGCTCGGCATTCTCCAGCTGCTGGAGAAGGACGGCGGCGATCTGGGCCCGTTGCAGCGGATCATCTGCGGCGGGTCGGCGGCCCCGGTGTCGATGATCCGGGCCTACGAGGAGCGCCACGGGGTCCAGTTCATCCACGCCTACGGGATGACCGAGGCGACCCCGGTCACCCATTTCTCGCGGCTCAAGTCGACCATGGACGACCTTCCGGTGGAGGCCCGCTACGGCTACAAGGCCAAGCAGGGCCTGCTCGTCCCGGGCCTGGAGCAGCGGGTGGTGGACGCCGACGGCCACGAGGTGCCGGCCGACGGCAAGTCGATGGGCGAGCTCCAGCTGCGCGGCCCCACCATCGCCTCGGAGTACCTGGACGACCCGCGCTCGGCCCAGACCTTCGTGGACGGCTGGTACCACACCGGGGACGTGGCCACTGTCGACCACGACGGCTACCTGCACCTGGTCGACCGGACCAAGGACCTGGTCAAGTCCGGCGGCGAGTGGATCTCCAGCGTCGAGCTGGAGAACGCCCTGATGGGCCACCCCGAGGTCGCCCAGGCGGCGGTCATCGCCGTCCCCGACGAGAAGTGGGGCGAGCGGCCCCTGGCCGTGGTCGTCCGCAAGCCCGGCGCCGAGGTCGGCGAGGCCGAGGTGGTCGCCTCGGTCGCCGGCAAGTTCCCCAAGTGGTGGCTGCCCGAGCGGGTCGAGTTCGTCGACGAGATCCCCATGACCGCCACCGGCAAGTTCTCCAAGCGCCTGCTGCGCGAGCGCTTCGTGGCCAGCGTCCAGGAGGAGGACGCATCCGATGACCGCTGATGGCCAGGCCGA is a genomic window of Actinomycetota bacterium containing:
- a CDS encoding long-chain fatty acid--CoA ligase codes for the protein MMDHPLTVRTIYERSRTLFPDKPLVTRRPRGVRRTTYGDWAERVARLAGGLRELGVGPGDRVATFCWNHDRHLEVYFAAALMGASYHTLNIRLAGDQLAYIVSHARDKVLVCDAELAQAIGPVLGELDTVEHVLVLDAEDGERPSPGFAGERGYEDLVERSAPMTDWPALDEDQTAGICYTSATTGNPKGVAYSHRALYLHSLVVGLADTAAISERDVLLPIVPMFHVNAWGMPFAATWYGAGQVYGGPAPTPADYLRLIREEGVTVSAGVPTVWLGILQLLEKDGGDLGPLQRIICGGSAAPVSMIRAYEERHGVQFIHAYGMTEATPVTHFSRLKSTMDDLPVEARYGYKAKQGLLVPGLEQRVVDADGHEVPADGKSMGELQLRGPTIASEYLDDPRSAQTFVDGWYHTGDVATVDHDGYLHLVDRTKDLVKSGGEWISSVELENALMGHPEVAQAAVIAVPDEKWGERPLAVVVRKPGAEVGEAEVVASVAGKFPKWWLPERVEFVDEIPMTATGKFSKRLLRERFVASVQEEDASDDR